The following nucleotide sequence is from Myxococcus guangdongensis.
AGTGGGTCATCACCAACACGCGCTCCTCCATGGAGCCGTTCCTCACGTACTCGTCCCGGCGCGACTTGCGCGAGAAGGTCTGGCGCAACTACGTCAACCGCGGCGACAACGGCGACGAGCGCGACAACAACGCCATCATCTCGGAGGTGCTCAAGCTGCGCGCCGAGCGCGCGAAGCTGTTGGGCTACGCCACGCACGCGCACTGGCGGCTGGAGAACGCCATGGCCCGCACGCCCGAGCGCGCGATGGAGCTGATGGAGGCGGTGTGGAAGCCCGCCGTGGCCCGCGTCCGCGAGGAGGTCGCGGACATGCAGAAGGTGGCCGACAAGGAGCGCGCGAAGCTGAAGATTGAACCCTGGGACTACCGCTTCTACGCGGAGAAGGTCCGCAAGGCGAAGTACGACCTGGACCAGAACGAGGTGAAGCCCTACCTGCAGCTGGAGAAGCTGCGCGAGGGCATGTTCTGGGTGGCCGGCGAGCTGTTCGGCTTCAGCTTCGAGCCGGTGACGGACGTGCCCGTCTTCCACGCCGATGTGCGCGTGTGGGAGGTGAAGGACAAGACGAGCGGCAAGCACGTGGGCCTGTGGTACTTCGACCCGTACGCGCGCAAGGGCAAGCGCTCGGGCGCGTGGATGAACGCGTACCGGGGCCAGGAGCGCTTCCGGGGCGAGGTGACGACCATCGTCTCCAACAACTCCAACTTCGTGAAGGCGGCGCCCGGCGAGGCGGTGCTCATCTCGTGGGAGGACGCGAGCACGCTGTTCCACGAGTTCGGCCACGCGCTGCACGGCCTGAGCTCGTCGGTGTCGTACCCGTCGCTGGCGGGCACCAGCGTGGCGCGGGACTACGTGGAGTTCCCGTCGCAGCTGCTCGAGCACTGGCTGTCCACGCCCGAGGTGCTCAACACCTTCGCGCTGCACTACCAGACGGGCAAGCCCATCCCCCCGGCGCTGCTGGCGCGCATCGAGAAGGCGGCGACGTTCAACCAGGGCTTCGCCACGGTGGAGTACCTGTCCTCCGCGCTCATCGACATGAAGCTGCACCTGGCCGGCGACACGAGCATCGACGCGGACGCGTTCGAGCGCGACACGCTCCAGGCGCTGGGCATGCCGAAGGAAATCGTCATGCGCCACCGCACGCCGCAGTTCGGCCACGTGTTCGCGGGCGACGGCTACTCGGCGGGCTACTACAGCTACCTGTGGTCCGACACGCTCACGGCGGACGCGTACGAGACCTTCACCGAGGGCAAGGGCGCCTACGACAAGGCCGTGGCGGAGAAGCTGCGCAAGAGCGTGTTCTCCGTGGGCAACACCGTGGACCCGGCCGACGGCTACCGCGCCTTCCGCGGCCGCGACGCCGGCATCAACGCGCTGATGCGCAAGCGGGGCTTCCCGGTGCCCGCGCAGGCCAGGCAGTCCAAGTCCACGCCGTAACCGGCGGGTGACGTCCGGGTGCGCGAGGGGACGACTCCTCGCGCACCTGGGGCTTCACGGGTCCAGGAAGGCGCGCTTCACCTCGAGCAGCAGCTCGTCCTTCTTGCCCGCGGGCTGGTTGGGGCGGTGGCCCTGGTTGATGGTCCAGATGATGGTGCCGCCCAGCTCCTCGTCGCGCGCCCACTGGCCCTTCACCGCGACGGACTGCCCGTCCTCGTACGAGACGTAGTTGCAGTGGCCCGCGCCGGTGACGTCGGAGGCGGACAGGTAGGTCGCGGCCGCGCGCTCGTCCCAGTGCCGCTTCATCAGCGGGTCCTGGAGGTACTTGTCCATGATGTTGGCGTAGCTCATGGCGTTGTCGCTCTGGCCCTCGTTGACGTCGGGCCGGCCGTCCAGGGGGATGCGCGGCTCCGTCACGCCCTGCCAGCACGTGCCGAAGAAGCCGATGCCCACTCCCAGCCGCCCGCGCGGCACGCCCGCCCGGATGTAGCCCGCCACGGAGTTGGCGACGGAGCTGGGGCGGTTCTGCGCCTCGTCCCGCAGGGGGCTGGAGTGCCAGCTCTCCCAGCCTCCCCAGTGGCCGCTCATCTTGTAGGACATGATGTTGAGCTGGTCGACGCGCGAGCCCAGCTCCTTCATGAACTTCGCCTCGTGCTCGGGCATCCCGAAGTTGGAGTTGAGCCAGTTCACCGGCACCGTGAGGATGATGTCCGGACGGGCCGCGCGCAGCTCGTCGATGAGCGCCAGCAACAGCTCCCCGTCGTTGCCCGCGGGCGGCAGGTTGATGGGCTCCCAGTCCAGGTCGAGCCCCACGTAGCCCAGCTCGTCCATCGTCTTGAGCAGCTCCCGCACGAAGACGATGCGGCTCTCCCCCGTGGACGCGAGCACGAAGCCGTCGTGCTCGCCGAAGCCGCCAATCATCAGCAGGGGAATCTTCCCCGCGGCCTTCGCCCGCGACGACAGCGTCTTGGCGATGGCCGGGCCCTCGAGGTCGGAGACGTCGAAGTCCGTGAACAGCGTCCCGTCGAAGCGGGGGCGCACGCGGCCCACCATGATGTGCGTCATGCCCGAGAAGTCCACCGTCTCGGGCGGGTAGTAGCGGTGCTGGTAGCCCACGTAGTAGCCGGACACCCAGCTCGCCGGCGCGCCGCCGGGCTTGGGCGTCACCGGGCCGATGTGCGCGGACGGGCCCTCGCCCACGTCGTTGACGGCCCTCACCGTGAGGGTGTGCGGCTTGCCGTTGGCCAGGCCCGGGACGGTCGCGCTCCCGGCCTTCACGTCCACCATCACCGAGTGGCCGCCGGGCTCGGCGGTGACGATGAAGTGCTTGAGCGCGCGTCCGCCGAAGCTCGCCGGCGCCAGCCAGCTGACGAACACCGCGCCGTTGCCCGGCGTGGCCCTCACCGCGCGCGGCTGCCCCGGCGTCGTGGGGTTGGGGATGGACAGGCCCGGCTGCGGCACCACCGGCACGGACGGCAGCGAGGCGTCCCCCTCGCCGCGCGAGTTCACCCCAGAGACCTTGAACAGGTACTTGAGGCCGTTGTTGAGCCCCAGCACCGTGGCCTGGCGCTCGCTCGCGCTGACGATGGCGCCGCCGCACGCCGGGTCGCACCGCACCACGTAGTACAGCAAGGGGTGGCCGCCATCGCTCGTCGGCGGCGTCCACGTCACCAGCGCCTGGGCGTCCGCCGCCTGCGCCTCCACGCTCGAGGGCGCCCCGGGAAGCCCCGGCCCCTCCTCACCCTTTCCGCATCCCCCGAGCAGCACCCCCGCTACCAGCAGGCACCACCACTGCGTCACGAGTCGAGTCTTCACCTGCGCACCTCTTCGAACTGGCACAGATAATACGGGGAAGTCTGACATCCCTTTGTTGAAAGAATGTGGCAGTACTGCATCTGCTTGGCGCGCGACAAGGCCGCCACGTTTGTCTTGGGTTCTGGGAAAACGATAGGGGTGGGCCGTCCCCGCGTCGGCGGAGGCGGCCTTTGCTACGGTGGCCGCTTCCATCCATGAAACGACTGCTCCTGTCCATGGCCCTCGGGGCCAGTGTCCTCGTCCTGGTGTTGGTGGTCCGGACGTTGTCCTTCACCTCGCGGCAGGTGGCGCCGGCGGCGATGGAACCCCTGACGGTGGACGCGGACGCCGCGGCGGCGCGGCTGGCGGGGGCGCTGAGACTCAAGACGGTGGCGGCCTCGGAGGGCGCGCCCGCGGAGGACGCCGCCTTCGCGGGGCTGCATGCCTACCTGTCGGAGCACTTCCCGCGCGTGCACGCGGCGCTGAAGCGCGAGGCGGTGGGGCCGCACTCGCTGCTCTACACGTGGCCGGGGACGGACGCGTCGCTTCCGCCCATGCTGCTCGTGGGGCACCTGGACGTGGTGCCGGTGGCGCCGGGGACGGAGGCGTCCTGGGTGCATCCGCCGTTCGCCGGCGTGGTGGCGGACGGGTTCGTGTGGGGGCGCGGCGCGCTGGATGACAAGAGCAGCGTGCTGGCGCAGCTGGAGGCGGTGGAGGCGCTGCTCGCCGCGGGGGAGAAGCCCCGGCGCACGGTGATGCTGGCCTTCGGCGGGGACGAGGAGGTGGGAGGGCTGACGGGGGCGGTGGCCATCGCGCAGCGCCTGAAGGAGCGCGGCGTGCGGCTGGAGTCCGTGCTCGACGAGGGCGGCGTCATCATGTCCGGCACCGTGCCCGGGGTGAGCGCCCCGGTGGCGCTGGTGGGCACGTCCGAGAAGGGCTTCGCCAGCGTGGAGCTGAAGGTGAAGGGGGAGGGTGGGCACTCGTCCATGCCGCCGCCGCACAGCGCCGTGGGCGTGCTGGCCCGCGCGGTGGCGAAGGTGGAGGACTCGCCCATGCCCACCCGGCTCGAGGGCGGCAGCCGCGAGCTGTTCCTGCGCGTGGGGCCGGAGATGCCCTTCGGCATGCGGCTGCTCTTCGCCAACCTGTGGCTCACCGAGCCGCTCGTGGTGCGCCAGCTCTCCGCGAAGCCCAGCACCAACGCGGCGGTGCGCACCACCACCGCGGTGACGATGTTCCAGGGCGGCGTGCGCGACAACGTGCTGCCCACCAGCGCCCGCGCGGTGGTGAACTTCCGCATCCTCCCCGGCGACAGCGTGGACGGCGTGCTCGCGCACGTGCGCTCGGTGGTGGATGACTCGCGCGTGGAGCTGGGCACGCTGTCGTTCCAGAGCGAGCCGTCCCCCGTGTCGCGCACGGACACAGAGGCCTTCGGCCACCTGGAGCGCGCGCTGCGGCAGGTGTTCCCGGAGGTGGTGGTGTCCTCCTACCTCAACGTCGCCGCCACCGACTCACGCCACTACGTGGGCTTGAGCGACAACGTCTTCCGCTTCTTCCCCGTGCACCTGCGCGCCGAGGACCTGGCGCGCGTGCATGGCAAGGACGAGCGCATCGCCGTGGCGGCGCATGCCCAGGCCGTGCGCTTCTACGCGCAATACCTCCGCAACGCCGCGCGCTGAGACATGGCTGAGACAGGTCCCGCCCCCGGTGGAGGCCTGTATCGCCACATGGACGCGGATGTGTGTCCGAGACACGAAATCAGGCGATTCAGTCCGCTCTTCCTTCACATCTGCGCAATTCCTGCATTTTCACGCGGTGTGCGGGAGCGAGAAATCGCAACTGCGTTGACACGCACCGCGCGCACTTCCAGCATCGGGGGTCATGGCGACCGTCCCCTCTGCTGGAAAGCGGCTCGCGAGTCTCGTACTCGCCTCTCTTCTCTTCTCGTTGATCGCATCCTCATGTGGAGGCGGTGGTGATGGTAACGGCAAGCCGGATGGTGGCGGCGGCGGCGGTGAGGGCGATGGCGGTCCCATCAGTCAGTGTGATGGCGGTACGTGCCCCGTCGACAACTGCGGCAACGGCACGCTCCAGTCCGGAGAGACGTGCGACGACGGCAACAAGGTGAGCGCCGATGGGTGCTCGGCCACGTGCCTCGTCGAGGAAGGCTGGCAATGCAACACGCCGGGCGAGCCGTGCGTGAAGGTGGTCGGTTGCGGCAACGGCCGGGTCGAGGCGGGCGAGCAGTGTGATGATCGCAACGTCTCCAACGGCGACGGCTGCAGCGCGACGTGCACCGTGGAGCCGGGTTGGAACTGCCCGTCGGCGGGTGGCCGCTGCTTCGCCGCGCAGTGCAACGACGGCATCAAGGTGGGCGATGAGGAGTGCGAGGACGGCAACACCACCAACGGGGATGGTTGCTCCGCGGAGTGCCGCCTGGAGGAGGGCTGGAAGTGCCCGACGGTGGGCGCGGCCTGCACGAAGACCACGTGTGGTGACGGCATCGTCGAGGGCACCGAGGAGTGCGACGACGGCAACAAGGACATGGGCGATGGCTGCTCGGCGGCGTGCAAGCGCGAGCCGCGCTGCGAGAATGGCCAGTGCCAGGCGACGTGCGGCGACGGCATCATCCTGCCCAACGACACCTCCGAGGAGTGCGACGACGGCAACGCCCGCTCGGGCGACGGCTGCTCCGCCACCTGCAAGCTGGAGCCGGGCTACGTGTGCCAGGTGGTCCAGACGGATCCTCCGGCCGCGCTCGACCTGTCGGCCGTCTTCCGCGACTTCCGCGGGTGGGACCTGCAGGCGGACGGCGCGCTGCCGCGCGGTCACATCGACTTCGAGAACGGCAACGCGGGCGAGCGCGGCATCGTGAAGTCGCAGCTGGCCAAGACGCTGGACGGCATTCCGGGCAAGACGTTCCCGGGCGGCAAGCCCGAGTACGCGAAGACGGGTCAGTCCTCCGCCACCACCCACGGCGCGGCGGCCTTCCACCAGTGGTACACGGACCACGCGAACATCAACAAGACCATCGTCGGGACGCTCAAGCTCAACCGCCAGTCCAATGGCTCGTACGTGTTCGACAGCGACCGGTTCTTCCCGCTGACGAACCACCCGGACAGCTGGGTGGCCGCGGGCAAGGAGCCGCTGCGTGGCGACAACGGCAACCCGTCCCAGCAGCACAACTTCAGCTTCACCAGCGAGGTCCGGTACTGGTTCCAGTACAAGGGCACCGAGGTGCTGCTGTTCCGCGGTGACGACGACGTCTGGGTGTTCATCAACGGCAAGCTCGCGCTGGACCTGGGCGGCGTCCACGGTCCGGAGAACGGCACCGTGACGGTGTCCCAGCAGGCCGCCGCCCTGGGCCTGACGGTGGGTGGCATCTACGAGGCCGTGGTGTTCCAGGCCGAGCGTCACACCTCGGGCTCGTCGTACCGGCTGACGCTCAACAACTTCGAGACCCGTCGCACGGTGTGCAACGCCACGTGCGGCAACGGCGTGGTGGACGAGGGCGAGGAGTGCGACGACTTCGTCAACGCCGGTGGCTACGGCAAGTGCGCGCCCGGCTGCGTCTGGGGCCCGCGCTGCGGCGACGGGAAGACCCAGACGGAGCCTCCGGCGAACGAGGAGTGCGACGACGGCAACACGGTGGACAACGACGGCTGCAGCTCCACGTGCAAGGCGGAGATCGGCTGAGTCGTCCGGCGTGACGGGCCGCTCCGGGCGTGACTGCCCCGGAGCGGCTCACCGGCCTCGCGGAAGCTCCCGCGAGGCCCCCGACGCAGGGTGTGCGCCGTCCTGAGCCCCTGGGGCCGGGATGACCGCGCCGCCCGGTGGGGAAGCAGGCAGGCCCGTGCTCCCAAGTGGGATGCTCACGCGAGGCCGTCTGGTATCTTCGCGCCCGACTTCATGGCGCCCTCCGTCCTCCCCCGTCTGTTGCTGATGCTGTCGCTGGTGCTGGCCGTCCCGGCCGGGGCCGCGAGCACGCGGAGCACGCCGCCCCCCGCCGACGAGGTGATGGGCATGCTGCGGCGGGTGGAGACGGCGCGGGTGCGTGGGACGCTGCGCGTGCTCGACAGCGAGTTCGAGGAGCTGACGCGCGCCCAGCCCCAAAGCGTGATGCCGCGCGTGTACCGCGCCTGGCTCGCGTTCCCCGCGGACACCAGCTGGAACGAACTCAAGGCCCTGTCCTCGTTGGAGCCAGAGAACCCCTGGCCGCACCTGGGCATGGGGCTCATCTACATCCGCTGGGGGCTCCTGTCGGAGGCGCGCGGTCCGCTGGCCACCGCCCGGCGCGTGTCCCCCGACTTCGCGCCCGCCCTGTGGGGTGAGGGGTTGCTCCTGCAGGCGGAGGGCAAGTCCGCGGAGGCCGAGGCCCGGCTGCGCGAGTCCCTCTCCAAGCTGGACGCCCCCCAGGCGCGCACGGCGCTGGGGCTCTTGCTCGCGTCGAGCCCGGGCCGGGAGGCCGAGGCCCGCGCGGAGCTGACGCGCTCGGTGGAGGCGTGGCCGGAGCAGCCCGAGGCCCTGCGCAAGCTCGCCTCGCTGGCCCAGGCGGCCAAGGACGTGCGCGCCGCGGCGACGGCGGGGGAGAAGCTGGTCGCGCTCAAGCCCGCGGACCGCGAGGCGCACCGGCTCCAGGCGGAGCTGTGGCTGTCCGCGTCGGAGAAGGACAAGGCCGCGCGCTCGCTGGAGCGCTACGTGGAGCTGGGCGGCGCGGACCCGGTGCCCCTGGCGCTGCGCGCGCGCCTCTACGCGGAGCTGGGGCGCGCGGCGGACGAGGAGAAGGCGCTCGCGCGGCTCATCGAGGTGGAGCTCAAGGACCCCGAGCCCCTGCTGCGCCTGTCCGAGCTGACCGAGGCGCGAGGCGACGCGGCCGCGAGCGAGGCCTTCCTGGTGGGCGCCTCGGAGCGCGCGCCGGCGCGCTCGGACATCCACGTGCGCCGCGCGCGGCTGTGTCTCAAGCAGGAGCGCTGGCGGGAGGCCCTGGTGTCCTACCGCGCCGCGCTCGCCGCGCCGGAGCGCAAGGTGCCCGAGGCGGAGGCGGAGACGGCGGAGCTGGTGCGGCGCTTCCGGCTGCCCGCGACGCCCGCCAAGGGGGTGCCGGACAAGATCTACGCCCGCGTGTCCCTGGGCCTGGTCGCCATCTACATGGAGCGGCTCAAGGAGGCGCCGGAGCTCAAGGGCAACCTGAAGCTCCAGGTGCAGGTGGACGAGACGGGCAAGGCCACGCAGGTGAAGGTCCTCTACGACAGCCTGGAGGACCCGCTCGTCGCCGGCCACGCGTACTTCGCCTTCCTGGACGCGCAGTACCCGCCCGCGAAGGACGAGCCCATCTTCCAGTACGTCTTCCGGCCGCCGAAGTAGCCGCCGGAAGACGTGGCTGGAATCAGGGCGTCACTCACTTCGAGTCGTCGTGATTCGCGCCGCTGCCGCCGTAGCCCTGGGAGGAGCCGCGGGCCTTCTCGAAGTCGGCGCGGGCCTGACGCTCCTCACCCAGGCGCACGTCCACCAGGCGCTGGGCCTCCTCCGTCTTGCGCTGGGCCTCGGCCACCGCGCTGGTGAACTCGGCGTCGGACATCTCCTTGGCGCGCACGTCATCGCTGTTCTTCAGCGCCTGCAGCTCCGCCTGGCGCAGGTGCGCCTCGGACAGCTGGAGCTCCGCCTGGCGCAAGTCCTTGCGGGCCTTCTGCGTCTCCACGGCGCGCTGGCGCCACGCCGTCTGGGCGCGGGCCGCCTGGTACTTCGAATCGGTGGTCCGCAGGTCCTTCTGGGCCTGGGTGATGTTGGATTGCTGACCGGTGGCGCGGGCGGCCTCGAGCGCCGTCTGGTTCGCCTCGTGGGAGAGCTTGGCCGCCTCCTCGTTGCGCTTGGAGACCTCCACCGCGCGCTCGGCGTCCTTCACCGCCACGTCCGCGCGGGTGACTTCGTCCTGCGCCTTGACGCGCTCGGACTGGGCGTTGCGGACCTCGCCGAGCTGGCTCTCGGGGACGCGCGCCAGCCAGGACTCGTCCACCTGCTTCTTCGCGGACTTGGATGAGCTGCACCCGCCGAGCACCAGGGCCGCTCCCAGCACCACACCCGCCAACACCCGATGCTTCCTCGTCGACTGGAACATGATTCCTCCTGACCGTGCGTATCGTCGCTTGCTCGACACGGTAGGCACTCGGCGACGGCGAGGCAGGAGGCAGGGTGCGACACTCGACGCCACGCTTGACGCGCCCGCTCGGGGGACGGGCGTGGAGGAGGGCGGCTCGTGCGCCCGCCTGCTCAGTGCTTCTCGAGGATGACGGCGTAGAACTCGATGCCCACGCCCTCGCGGTCCTCCTCGGTGATGTGGCCCACGGGCAGGCCCAGGAACTCCCTCACCGTCATCACCCCGCCAGGGCCGGGTGACCAGGGGCCGCACAGGTCCAGGTACTCGCGCAGGGAGTAGAGCTGGAAGGACTCGCCCATCTTCTGGAACATGCCGACGAACTGCTCCCACTTCGGCGTGCTCAGCCCGGGGGCCTTCGTCTCGAAGGTGGCGAAGAGCTTCGAGCCGGGCGCGGCCCAGTCATACAAATCCTTGAAGAACTTCCGGTTCTCCTCCGAGGAGAGGAACACGGTGATGGCATTGGCGCCGAAGGCCACGCGCCGCTCGCCGTCCAGGAACGCGCGCACGTCGGGCCGTCGCAGGAAGTCGCCCGCGGAGCGGATGTCGCATTCCATGTAGCGCGTGCGCGGATTGTCGCCGAGCAGGTGCTTGCCGGTGGCGATGGTGAGCGGGTTGATGTCGGTGTAGAGCACCTTGGCGTTGGGCAGCACCGAGTGGATGTGGTCGCTCGTCGGCAGTCCGGAGGCGAAGTCCACCCAGTGGTCGAAGCCGTCGGCGGACAGGCGCAGCGCGGCGGTGCGCAGGCAGCTTCGGAGCATGCGCAGCCACTTCCGGGTGGAGGGCACCAGCGAGAACATGAACTCGGCGGCCTGTCGGTCCACTTCGAAGTGGTGGGTGCCGCCCAGCGTGTAGTCGTAGATGCGGGCCGCGTCGGGCACGTGGGGGTTGACGCCCGGGATGCGGGTCAGCTCCTGGTTGTCCATCCTTCGCTCGCTCCTCGTGAGGTATGGGGTTGCGGATGTCTCAGGGGCGCCAGACCTCGGAGGTCGTCTCCGGCAGGCTGTCCGGCGCGGCGCGCGTGGTGCCCACCACCAGGTACGCGTCGTCGCCCAGGGGCACGACGCGGTGGCCCGCGCGGCCGTGCGCCAGCGGGGGACCGGGGCTCCACAGGCCCGTGGCCGGGTCCCAGAGCTCCACGTCGGTGGTGGCCCCGTACGTCGTGGACTCCAGGCCTCCAGACACGGCGGCGCGCCCGTCCCAAAGCGCCGTGAGCGCGAAGCTGGAGCGGCCCAGGGCGAGCGGCGCGGTGGCGCTCCACTGCTCGGTGGCGGGGTCGAAGCGCTCGGCGCTCGTGAGCAGCGTGCCCTGGTGCCAGCCGCCCACGACGAGGATTCCGCCATCGGCGAGCGTGACACCGGCGGCATCGTCGCGCGACGCGGTGAGCGGATGGGGCGCGGCCCTCCACGTGCGGGTGGCCGGCTCGTAGACCTCGGTGCTCATGTCGAGCGGCGGGGCCAGGTGCTGGCCCTCGATGATGGCGAAGCCGAAGCCGTTGTCGCGTCCCCCGGCGATGACGACGCGGCCCCGGCTCACGCAGACCGGGCCGAGGTGGAAGATGCGGACCGTCTGGCCCGCGGGCTCCCACTCGGACGCGCCGGGCCGCAGCAGCTCCGCGCGCGTGCCCCGCTCGATGTCATCGTCATGGTCCGAGCCCAGCACCAGCACCGCTCCGTCCTCCAGCACCAGCGCGACGGGATGTGAGCGCGAAGCCCGCATGGGAGGGCCGGGGACGAAGCGCAGCGAAGCCGGCTCCCAGAACACGGTGCTGGCCAGGTCCGGCTGTGCGTTGTCTCGGCCGCCCACGAGCAGCACGCGCCCGTCCGGCAGCGCCACCGCCGCGTGGTCATGACGGGGCTCCGGCAGGGGCGCCGTCTCCCGCCACTCCTCGCGGACGGCGTCCCAGAGGAAGGCGCTCGCCGACGTCCTGGGCGTGGAGCCGCCCCCCTGCGCATGCCAACCCTGTCCACCGGTGAGCAGCGCGCCGCCGGCGACAGGCGTCAGGCCGAAGCCCTCCAGCCAGAGGCCGGGAGCGGGAACACGTCGAGTCGCCGGGGACGGAGGCCTGCGCGTCATGCCGCCATCGTATGCCGTCCACGCCGCGGCGCGCCTCCCACCGGGGAGGTCCACGGTGACCTGGAGACAGTCCTGGTCGGGGCGCCCGTCCTGGGAATGACAACCTGGGAGGGTGGCCGGGACGAGGGTGTCCTGGGCAATGGCTTGTTCCGCATGCGTGTCTGGTGATTCTCTGGGGCCCGCGTCGTTCCGAGGGGGGGAAGACATGCACCGTGCGCCACGGGTTTCCGCCGAGGCCGTCTTGTCCTGGCGGGGCACGTCCGTGTCGGGACGGGGCCCATGACAGGCATTGCGTGAGACGTCGTCTGCGACAGGGGGAGTCATGCAACACATCGGGAGAAGTGTGTCGAGCTGGATGGCGGGGTGTGCCTTGCTGTGCGTGGCGCTCCTGGGCGCCTGCACCGAGCGGGGCGCGGCGAACGCGGAGGGGCGCCTGGGCGCCAGCGCTCAGGCCGTGGAAGGGGTCGCCCGACAGGGGACGGTGCTGGCGGGGCGGCATCACACGCTGGCGATGCGCTCGGACGGCACGGTGTGGGCGTGGGGTGGGAACACCTTCGGCCAACTCGGCAACGGCACCACGCGCGCGCGGTCGACGCCCGTGCGGGTGTGGCGGCTGTCCAGCATCAGCGCGATTGGCGCCGGTGAGCAGCACTCGCTCGCGCTGAAGGCGGACGGCACGGTGTGGGCGTGGGGTTGGAACAACAACGGCCAGCTCGGCGATGGGACGACGACGTCGCGCTCGGTGCCCGCGCAAATCACCGGCCTGACGAACGTGGTGGCCATCGCGGCGGGCTTCTCGCACTCGATGGTGCTCAAGTCGGATGGCACCGTGTGGGCGTGGGGGCTGAACGCGACGGGGCAGCTCGGCGACGGGACGACGGTGCGCAGGCTCACGCCCGTGCAGGTGCAGGGGCTGACGGGCGCGGTGGCCATCGCCGCGGGCAACGTGCACTCGCTGGCGCTGACGGCGGATGGGCGGCTGTGGACGTGGGG
It contains:
- a CDS encoding M3 family metallopeptidase — encoded protein: MRNLLIVSAGVAALASTGCATSKDARPEDATSTAAPAAPAPEAPVAPANPLLAKWSGPHGGVPPFDQVKVELFKPAIEAAMDTFRKELATIASNPEAPTFENTLAALEDAGRGLSNVETLYGIWGSSLSSPEYQAVERELAPKFAAFEDEIFQNEALFRRIEAVYNSPDKAKLTPEQQRLAWLHHTRFVRSGAKLDGAAKQRLGAINQRLASLYTSFSQHVLGDEEGYTVVLESEADLAGLPDSVRAGAAAAAEARGQKGKWVITNTRSSMEPFLTYSSRRDLREKVWRNYVNRGDNGDERDNNAIISEVLKLRAERAKLLGYATHAHWRLENAMARTPERAMELMEAVWKPAVARVREEVADMQKVADKERAKLKIEPWDYRFYAEKVRKAKYDLDQNEVKPYLQLEKLREGMFWVAGELFGFSFEPVTDVPVFHADVRVWEVKDKTSGKHVGLWYFDPYARKGKRSGAWMNAYRGQERFRGEVTTIVSNNSNFVKAAPGEAVLISWEDASTLFHEFGHALHGLSSSVSYPSLAGTSVARDYVEFPSQLLEHWLSTPEVLNTFALHYQTGKPIPPALLARIEKAATFNQGFATVEYLSSALIDMKLHLAGDTSIDADAFERDTLQALGMPKEIVMRHRTPQFGHVFAGDGYSAGYYSYLWSDTLTADAYETFTEGKGAYDKAVAEKLRKSVFSVGNTVDPADGYRAFRGRDAGINALMRKRGFPVPAQARQSKSTP
- a CDS encoding glycosyl hydrolase family 18 protein, with translation MKTRLVTQWWCLLVAGVLLGGCGKGEEGPGLPGAPSSVEAQAADAQALVTWTPPTSDGGHPLLYYVVRCDPACGGAIVSASERQATVLGLNNGLKYLFKVSGVNSRGEGDASLPSVPVVPQPGLSIPNPTTPGQPRAVRATPGNGAVFVSWLAPASFGGRALKHFIVTAEPGGHSVMVDVKAGSATVPGLANGKPHTLTVRAVNDVGEGPSAHIGPVTPKPGGAPASWVSGYYVGYQHRYYPPETVDFSGMTHIMVGRVRPRFDGTLFTDFDVSDLEGPAIAKTLSSRAKAAGKIPLLMIGGFGEHDGFVLASTGESRIVFVRELLKTMDELGYVGLDLDWEPINLPPAGNDGELLLALIDELRAARPDIILTVPVNWLNSNFGMPEHEAKFMKELGSRVDQLNIMSYKMSGHWGGWESWHSSPLRDEAQNRPSSVANSVAGYIRAGVPRGRLGVGIGFFGTCWQGVTEPRIPLDGRPDVNEGQSDNAMSYANIMDKYLQDPLMKRHWDERAAATYLSASDVTGAGHCNYVSYEDGQSVAVKGQWARDEELGGTIIWTINQGHRPNQPAGKKDELLLEVKRAFLDP
- a CDS encoding M20 family peptidase — encoded protein: MKRLLLSMALGASVLVLVLVVRTLSFTSRQVAPAAMEPLTVDADAAAARLAGALRLKTVAASEGAPAEDAAFAGLHAYLSEHFPRVHAALKREAVGPHSLLYTWPGTDASLPPMLLVGHLDVVPVAPGTEASWVHPPFAGVVADGFVWGRGALDDKSSVLAQLEAVEALLAAGEKPRRTVMLAFGGDEEVGGLTGAVAIAQRLKERGVRLESVLDEGGVIMSGTVPGVSAPVALVGTSEKGFASVELKVKGEGGHSSMPPPHSAVGVLARAVAKVEDSPMPTRLEGGSRELFLRVGPEMPFGMRLLFANLWLTEPLVVRQLSAKPSTNAAVRTTTAVTMFQGGVRDNVLPTSARAVVNFRILPGDSVDGVLAHVRSVVDDSRVELGTLSFQSEPSPVSRTDTEAFGHLERALRQVFPEVVVSSYLNVAATDSRHYVGLSDNVFRFFPVHLRAEDLARVHGKDERIAVAAHAQAVRFYAQYLRNAAR
- a CDS encoding DUF4215 domain-containing protein, with the protein product MATVPSAGKRLASLVLASLLFSLIASSCGGGGDGNGKPDGGGGGGEGDGGPISQCDGGTCPVDNCGNGTLQSGETCDDGNKVSADGCSATCLVEEGWQCNTPGEPCVKVVGCGNGRVEAGEQCDDRNVSNGDGCSATCTVEPGWNCPSAGGRCFAAQCNDGIKVGDEECEDGNTTNGDGCSAECRLEEGWKCPTVGAACTKTTCGDGIVEGTEECDDGNKDMGDGCSAACKREPRCENGQCQATCGDGIILPNDTSEECDDGNARSGDGCSATCKLEPGYVCQVVQTDPPAALDLSAVFRDFRGWDLQADGALPRGHIDFENGNAGERGIVKSQLAKTLDGIPGKTFPGGKPEYAKTGQSSATTHGAAAFHQWYTDHANINKTIVGTLKLNRQSNGSYVFDSDRFFPLTNHPDSWVAAGKEPLRGDNGNPSQQHNFSFTSEVRYWFQYKGTEVLLFRGDDDVWVFINGKLALDLGGVHGPENGTVTVSQQAAALGLTVGGIYEAVVFQAERHTSGSSYRLTLNNFETRRTVCNATCGNGVVDEGEECDDFVNAGGYGKCAPGCVWGPRCGDGKTQTEPPANEECDDGNTVDNDGCSSTCKAEIG
- a CDS encoding SAM-dependent methyltransferase, translated to MDNQELTRIPGVNPHVPDAARIYDYTLGGTHHFEVDRQAAEFMFSLVPSTRKWLRMLRSCLRTAALRLSADGFDHWVDFASGLPTSDHIHSVLPNAKVLYTDINPLTIATGKHLLGDNPRTRYMECDIRSAGDFLRRPDVRAFLDGERRVAFGANAITVFLSSEENRKFFKDLYDWAAPGSKLFATFETKAPGLSTPKWEQFVGMFQKMGESFQLYSLREYLDLCGPWSPGPGGVMTVREFLGLPVGHITEEDREGVGIEFYAVILEKH
- a CDS encoding Kelch repeat-containing protein, whose amino-acid sequence is MTRRPPSPATRRVPAPGLWLEGFGLTPVAGGALLTGGQGWHAQGGGSTPRTSASAFLWDAVREEWRETAPLPEPRHDHAAVALPDGRVLLVGGRDNAQPDLASTVFWEPASLRFVPGPPMRASRSHPVALVLEDGAVLVLGSDHDDDIERGTRAELLRPGASEWEPAGQTVRIFHLGPVCVSRGRVVIAGGRDNGFGFAIIEGQHLAPPLDMSTEVYEPATRTWRAAPHPLTASRDDAAGVTLADGGILVVGGWHQGTLLTSAERFDPATEQWSATAPLALGRSSFALTALWDGRAAVSGGLESTTYGATTDVELWDPATGLWSPGPPLAHGRAGHRVVPLGDDAYLVVGTTRAAPDSLPETTSEVWRP